The Shewanella halotolerans region TTTACGCTTGTGAATAAACGGCCGTTGGCCGAAAAGTCTGTTTTCCTGCCAAGGTATTTTCACTATACTGCGCCTCCATTTATACCGAGTCATACCTATGCAGCCTCATCAGCCCTCATCGCCTGCTTATCAGGTAAGGCCTAAGAGTAAAATCTTCATCTTAGGGTTGCCTCGCACCGGCACCACAAGTGTCAGTGTGGCCCTGCTGGAGATGGGGCTCAGGGTGGCACACCAAGCCTTTACCAAACAGGCTGTTATTCTCGCCGATGCCATTTCCGATGCGCCGTGTTTTAGTGATTATCGTCAGCTGCATAACCTCTATCCAGAGGCCAAATTTGTCTATCTCGATAGGCCGTTAGATGCCTGGGTGCCTTCGATGCAGATGCTGCTGAGCCGAATGTTGGTGCATCTTGATAAAGAAAGAGGGCGTTTTCATCCTCTGCTTAAGCGCAGTTTCGGTCATACCTTTGGTATCTATCGCGTAGCCGACCCTATGGATGCAGTGCATCTAAAGACTTGTTATCAAGTGCATAAGCGGCAGGTGTTTGATTATTTTTATCAGGATCAGGGGCTCGCGCAGCAGTTTTTGAGTTTGCAACTGGATGACCCCCTGAGTTTGTCGCGCTTAGCCAATTTCATTGGGTTGAATGCTCAAGTCGATAGCTCTCAACTTGCTTTTCCCCATCTCAATCGGGGCCGCAATGTCGCCAGTTGGGATGAATATAATCATGAGCTAAAGATAAGCAGCAACCTGGCCGGGCCTGAAAATCGCAAGTATTTCAATTATAAAATTTAGATCAGCGATTGCTTAACTAATCGTTTTATCGTTTGGCGCTGCCGGCGCTATTGTCGCGGGGGTAAGTCTAGCGACAATCGTTGCTCTGACGATTACATTGCTATCTCTAGCTCTTCTCTATGAGAGGCTAAATCTGCCTAGTTTCACGTGGAACTCAGCTATCTGGTGGGAAATCATCGTCTGCCGCACATAGGTGGTTTGGAACATCTGGTTCAAGTTTGGGGGAGCTAAACTTTGAGAAGCTCTTAGCCTGGCCGAGGAAAGATGAAGAGCAGGCCAACCCAAGGTAATTGGCACTTAAGGAGCTTAAGCTGAGGGTCAGTAAATAGAGTGACAGCAAGTGGAGTGTGAGTGTGATTAGCCAGCGTAAATCTGGCCTAAAACTCTGGGAACGGCTCGCAGGGCGGAATGCGCGTCAGGTATATGAAAGTCAGTCCTGTGGGAGAGGATACGATCCCAAAAGATCTTATCCAAAATTGATGACATGCTTTTGAGT contains the following coding sequences:
- a CDS encoding sulfotransferase; amino-acid sequence: MQPHQPSSPAYQVRPKSKIFILGLPRTGTTSVSVALLEMGLRVAHQAFTKQAVILADAISDAPCFSDYRQLHNLYPEAKFVYLDRPLDAWVPSMQMLLSRMLVHLDKERGRFHPLLKRSFGHTFGIYRVADPMDAVHLKTCYQVHKRQVFDYFYQDQGLAQQFLSLQLDDPLSLSRLANFIGLNAQVDSSQLAFPHLNRGRNVASWDEYNHELKISSNLAGPENRKYFNYKI